The Pyrus communis chromosome 2, drPyrComm1.1, whole genome shotgun sequence genome includes a window with the following:
- the LOC137725589 gene encoding triose phosphate/phosphate translocator, chloroplastic isoform X1, with translation MQSRVFSRATAFAPLPYQRKPSHRENGAVSLVSARPIGAVSEGGNLIWGRQLRPALLLEASPMKREILRPCQTAASSPAEGDSAGDGKVAPIGFFNKYPFILTGFFFFMWYFLNVIFNIMNKKIYNYFPYPYFVSVVHLAVGVVYCLISWAVGLPKRAPIDANLLKLLIPVAVCHALGHVTSNVSFAAVAVSFTHTIKALEPFFNAAASQFVLGQSIPLSLWLSLAPVVIGVSMASLTELSFNWLGFISAMISNISFTYRSIYSKKAMTDMDSTNLYAYISIIALFVCIPPALIVEGPQLIKYGFNDAIAKVGLVKFVTDLFWVGLFYHLYNQLATNTLERVAPLTHAVGNVLKRVFVIGFSIVVFGNKISTQTGIGTAIAIAGVAIYSYLKAKIEEEKRQGKAA, from the exons ATGCAGTCGCGGGTGTTCTCACGCGCCACCGCATTCGCACCACTCCCCTACCAGCGCAAGCCATCCCACAGAGAGAACGGCGCCGTCTCGTTGGTCTCGGCCCGGCCAATCGGGGCCGTGAGCGAGGGCGGGAACCTCATATGGGGGAGGCAGCTCCGCCCGGCGCTGCTGCTCGAGGCGTCGCCGATGAAGAGGGAGATTCTCCGGCCGTGCCAAACCGCGGCCTCGTCGCCGGCTGAAGGAGATTCCGCCGG GGACGGGAAGGTGGCGCCGATCGGGTTCTTCAACAAGTACCCTTTTATCCTCAccggcttcttcttcttcatgtg GTATTTTCTGAACGTAATTTTCAACATCATGAATAAGAAGATCTACAATTACTTTCCCTATCCATA TTTTGTGTCCGTCGTCCACTTGGCTGTCGGAGTTGTGTACTGTTTGATCAGCTGGGCTGTGGGCCTTCCCAAACGCGCT CCAATTGATGCAAACCTCCTGAAGCTGCTTATCCCAGTGGCAGTGTGCCATGCACTTGGCCACGTCACCAGCAACGTCTCGTTTGCAGCCGTTGCTGTCTCATTCACACATACAATCAAAG CTCTTGAGCCATTCTTCAATGCTGCTGCGTCGCAATTTGTCCTCGGACAATCAATCCCCTTGTCTCTATGGCTGTCCCTGGCTCCTGTTGTTATTG GTGTGTCGATGGCATCGCTGACTGAGTTGTCGTTCAACTGGCTTGGCTTCATTAGTGCTATGATTTCAAATATCTCCTTCACTTACAGGAGTATCTATTCAAAGAAAGCCATG ACTGATATGGATAGTACAAATCTATATGCCTATATTTCGATCATTGCACTCTTTGTCTGCATTCCACCTGCTCTCATC GTAGAGGGACCTCAACTGATCAAGTATGGTTTCAATGATGCAATTGCTAAAGTAGGACTTGTCAAGTTCGTCACCGATCTCTTCTGGGTGGGATTGTTTTACCATCTCTATAACCAG TTGGCCACCAACACCCTGGAGAGAGTGGCGCCTCTTACGCATGCGGTTGGAAACGTGCTGAAGCGTGTGTTTGTGATTGGCTTCTCAATCGTGGTCTTTG GTAACAAGATTTCAACACAAACTGGTATTGGAACTGCCATTGCAATTGCAGGAGTGGCGATCTACTCTTACCTCAAGGCCAAGATAGAAGAAGAGAAACGA CAAGGGAAAGCTGCGTGA
- the LOC137725589 gene encoding triose phosphate/phosphate translocator, chloroplastic isoform X2, which yields MWYFLNVIFNIMNKKIYNYFPYPYFVSVVHLAVGVVYCLISWAVGLPKRAPIDANLLKLLIPVAVCHALGHVTSNVSFAAVAVSFTHTIKALEPFFNAAASQFVLGQSIPLSLWLSLAPVVIGVSMASLTELSFNWLGFISAMISNISFTYRSIYSKKAMTDMDSTNLYAYISIIALFVCIPPALIVEGPQLIKYGFNDAIAKVGLVKFVTDLFWVGLFYHLYNQLATNTLERVAPLTHAVGNVLKRVFVIGFSIVVFGNKISTQTGIGTAIAIAGVAIYSYLKAKIEEEKRQGKAA from the exons atgtg GTATTTTCTGAACGTAATTTTCAACATCATGAATAAGAAGATCTACAATTACTTTCCCTATCCATA TTTTGTGTCCGTCGTCCACTTGGCTGTCGGAGTTGTGTACTGTTTGATCAGCTGGGCTGTGGGCCTTCCCAAACGCGCT CCAATTGATGCAAACCTCCTGAAGCTGCTTATCCCAGTGGCAGTGTGCCATGCACTTGGCCACGTCACCAGCAACGTCTCGTTTGCAGCCGTTGCTGTCTCATTCACACATACAATCAAAG CTCTTGAGCCATTCTTCAATGCTGCTGCGTCGCAATTTGTCCTCGGACAATCAATCCCCTTGTCTCTATGGCTGTCCCTGGCTCCTGTTGTTATTG GTGTGTCGATGGCATCGCTGACTGAGTTGTCGTTCAACTGGCTTGGCTTCATTAGTGCTATGATTTCAAATATCTCCTTCACTTACAGGAGTATCTATTCAAAGAAAGCCATG ACTGATATGGATAGTACAAATCTATATGCCTATATTTCGATCATTGCACTCTTTGTCTGCATTCCACCTGCTCTCATC GTAGAGGGACCTCAACTGATCAAGTATGGTTTCAATGATGCAATTGCTAAAGTAGGACTTGTCAAGTTCGTCACCGATCTCTTCTGGGTGGGATTGTTTTACCATCTCTATAACCAG TTGGCCACCAACACCCTGGAGAGAGTGGCGCCTCTTACGCATGCGGTTGGAAACGTGCTGAAGCGTGTGTTTGTGATTGGCTTCTCAATCGTGGTCTTTG GTAACAAGATTTCAACACAAACTGGTATTGGAACTGCCATTGCAATTGCAGGAGTGGCGATCTACTCTTACCTCAAGGCCAAGATAGAAGAAGAGAAACGA CAAGGGAAAGCTGCGTGA